The following proteins come from a genomic window of Flavobacterium crocinum:
- a CDS encoding glycosyltransferase family 2 protein, with translation MNISKTPLLTIITVSYNAVATIEQTILSVVNQYFEDYEYLIIDGGSTDGTVDIIKKYQDKITYWVSEPDKGIYAAMNKGAAISRGKWLCFMNSGDTFYNTSTLEDLFSKSNILDEDCDVIYGNTNKVYRNYSKIIKPAEIGQIANHLPFCHQSSFVSTEVFKKYNFNLQYKIVADDHLFYSLYKDGHRFCYIDQVISNYEAMEGVSSRKFKNALWENYQIRGGQSKWYWYFRHYLPFLFRNTLHLVYITTFHE, from the coding sequence ATGAATATTTCAAAAACACCCCTTCTTACAATAATTACAGTTTCATACAATGCTGTAGCAACTATTGAACAAACTATTTTAAGTGTTGTTAATCAGTATTTTGAGGATTATGAATATCTTATTATTGATGGTGGTAGTACTGATGGAACTGTTGATATTATTAAGAAATACCAAGATAAAATCACTTATTGGGTCTCTGAACCTGATAAAGGAATTTATGCTGCTATGAACAAGGGAGCAGCTATTTCTCGAGGGAAGTGGTTATGCTTTATGAACTCTGGAGATACATTTTATAATACTAGCACACTTGAGGATTTATTTTCAAAATCGAATATTCTTGATGAGGATTGTGATGTTATTTATGGTAATACAAATAAGGTTTACCGTAATTATAGTAAAATAATAAAGCCAGCTGAAATAGGACAAATTGCTAATCACTTGCCTTTCTGTCATCAATCATCCTTCGTTTCAACTGAAGTGTTCAAAAAGTATAATTTCAACTTGCAATATAAGATTGTAGCAGATGATCATCTATTCTACAGTTTATATAAGGATGGACACAGATTCTGCTACATTGATCAAGTTATTTCTAATTATGAAGCCATGGAGGGGGTTTCAAGCAGAAAGTTTAAGAATGCACTATGGGAAAATTACCAAATCCGAGGAGGACAGTCAAAATGGTATTGGTATTTTCGACACTACCTTCCATTTTTATTTAGAAACACACTTCATTTAGTGTATATTACTACTTTTCATGAATAA
- a CDS encoding GDP-mannose 4,6-dehydratase translates to MSEIYTKTAFITGVSGQDGAYLSKLLFSKGYKIIGITRSYHQDNLEKLKILNIDKEVTMEECDLLDLSSVITLLNKYKPDEIYNLAAQSSVGLSFKQPIGTINFNIVSVLNLLEAIRIIKPDVRFYQASSSEMFGKVIELPVTINTPMHPLSPYAISKASAHWIVVNYRESYNLYACNGVLFNHESFLRSNGFFVKKVLNETVRNRNNSDWLLKVGSIDIKRDFGFSVNYVEAMWLMLQAEKADDFIICSGKSITLRSIIEYVFKKLDVPIDKLVIDNDFIRPTDIEDIYGDNTPAKSILGWQYELDFYQVLDILIEEELNEFSNK, encoded by the coding sequence ATGAGTGAAATATATACTAAAACGGCTTTTATTACAGGAGTGAGTGGTCAGGATGGAGCCTACCTCTCAAAATTATTATTTAGCAAAGGATATAAAATTATTGGGATTACAAGAAGTTATCATCAAGATAATTTAGAAAAATTAAAAATTTTAAATATTGATAAAGAGGTTACAATGGAGGAGTGTGATTTGCTTGACTTGTCGAGTGTTATTACATTGCTTAATAAATATAAGCCTGATGAGATATACAATTTAGCGGCACAAAGTTCAGTAGGTTTATCATTTAAGCAGCCCATAGGAACCATAAATTTTAATATAGTTTCTGTTTTAAATTTGTTGGAAGCCATACGTATCATTAAACCAGATGTTAGATTTTATCAGGCATCGAGTAGCGAAATGTTTGGTAAAGTAATCGAGTTGCCTGTTACTATTAATACACCTATGCATCCTTTAAGTCCTTATGCGATATCAAAAGCTTCTGCACATTGGATTGTGGTGAATTATAGAGAGTCTTATAATTTATATGCTTGTAATGGAGTTTTGTTTAATCACGAATCTTTTTTGAGGTCAAATGGTTTTTTTGTGAAGAAGGTTTTAAACGAAACAGTCCGAAATAGAAATAATTCCGATTGGCTTTTGAAGGTAGGAAGTATTGATATAAAAAGGGATTTTGGATTTTCTGTTAATTATGTTGAGGCCATGTGGCTAATGTTACAGGCTGAAAAAGCAGATGATTTTATTATTTGCTCAGGAAAGAGCATTACTCTACGTTCTATTATCGAGTATGTATTTAAAAAGTTAGATGTACCAATTGATAAGTTGGTCATAGATAATGATTTTATTCGCCCTACAGATATTGAAGATATTTATGGTGACAATACTCCTGCAAAATCAATATTAGGCTGGCAATATGAACTTGATTTTTATCAGGTTTTAGATATCTTAATTGAGGAAGAATTAAATGAATTTTCTAATAAATAA
- a CDS encoding glycosyltransferase family 4 protein, with protein sequence MKIQFDHQIFSQQQYGGISRYFFELISRFDGIENSYNVATYFSNNAYYNKDIDSNLKSFFPNSKFKGKKRIVTYLNEIKSLRTIQKGVFDVFHPTYYDDYFLDKIKGKPLVVTFYDMIHEKFSNQFEDMKADTKIYNQKKLLLEHASKVISISETTKNDIIELFDVDPAKIDVVYLGNSLTVGEKELTRLVNDDYILFVGNRGIYKNFDFFITAIAPLLIDANLKLICAGGGDFSSREIILIQSLKLENRVFFKKISNDNVLANYYTHALFFCFPSLYEGFGIPVLESFACGCPALLSNGGSLPEIGGDAALYFDPTNGESLRKSAEELINNHVLRQKLKEKGLKRLEQFSWDNTFLETLEVYKSVI encoded by the coding sequence ATGAAAATACAATTTGATCATCAAATTTTTTCCCAACAACAATATGGAGGTATTTCAAGATATTTTTTTGAGTTGATTTCAAGATTTGACGGAATTGAAAATAGTTATAATGTAGCAACTTATTTTAGTAATAATGCATACTATAATAAGGATATTGATTCAAATTTAAAATCATTCTTTCCGAATTCGAAATTTAAAGGCAAAAAAAGAATTGTTACATATTTGAACGAAATTAAATCATTGAGGACTATTCAAAAAGGAGTTTTTGATGTATTTCATCCAACATACTATGATGACTACTTTCTTGACAAAATAAAAGGAAAACCTTTAGTTGTCACTTTTTATGATATGATACATGAAAAATTTTCAAATCAATTTGAAGATATGAAAGCAGACACTAAAATTTATAATCAAAAAAAGCTTTTGTTAGAACATGCAAGTAAAGTTATCTCTATATCAGAAACTACAAAAAATGATATCATTGAATTGTTTGATGTAGATCCTGCAAAAATTGATGTTGTGTATCTTGGTAATTCTCTTACAGTTGGTGAGAAGGAATTAACTAGGCTAGTAAATGATGATTATATATTATTTGTTGGTAATAGAGGAATATATAAAAATTTTGATTTTTTTATAACTGCCATTGCACCTTTATTGATTGATGCAAATTTGAAATTAATTTGTGCGGGAGGTGGAGATTTTTCATCACGAGAAATAATTTTGATACAATCATTAAAATTAGAAAATCGAGTTTTTTTTAAGAAAATTAGTAATGACAATGTGTTGGCCAATTATTATACTCATGCTCTATTTTTTTGTTTTCCAAGTTTATATGAGGGGTTTGGAATCCCAGTATTAGAGTCTTTTGCTTGTGGTTGTCCTGCTTTGTTAAGCAATGGAGGATCTTTGCCTGAAATTGGAGGTGATGCTGCACTTTATTTTGATCCTACTAATGGAGAATCTTTGAGAAAATCTGCAGAAGAATTGATCAATAATCATGTTTTACGTCAAAAATTAAAAGAGAAAGGCCTTAAAAGGTTGGAACAATTTTCGTGGGATAATACTTTTTTAGAGACTTTAGAGGTGTATAAATCAGTTATCTAA
- a CDS encoding glycosyltransferase family 2 protein: protein MSFSFFIPTYKRSDSLKETISSIFKYWKGDIKITISDNNEDDTAKNVVKEFDVNNIDYSPNKQNIGIDKNMLRFLELCKTKYCWLLGDDDSLSEKSYSDISPLLEEDVDFIILLNGNYVKDYPDGIYAIDNLNNVGNAFLSFWDKLPFGNVIINAERAKCLNYDEVIEKYVGTSHAYSGVLWELAISKFSSKKIGVMSSQSIEVYNVEKSWVNSSVKIYLGEIPEWFKLLPQSLKKYSDKAYTNYLKQIFTLSTLSNFIVFSKQSEVNKDFVNNSISKMPFKYKLKWFFLNVCFPIYQIYTSIKKTLKTIINNILQKK, encoded by the coding sequence ATGAGTTTTTCATTTTTTATACCTACATACAAGAGAAGTGATTCTTTGAAAGAAACGATATCTTCGATTTTCAAATATTGGAAAGGGGATATTAAAATAACGATTTCTGACAATAATGAAGATGATACTGCTAAAAATGTTGTCAAAGAGTTTGACGTAAACAATATTGATTATTCTCCCAATAAACAGAACATTGGAATTGATAAAAATATGTTGCGTTTTTTGGAATTGTGTAAAACAAAATACTGTTGGTTGCTTGGAGATGACGATTCACTGAGTGAAAAATCATATAGTGACATATCTCCTCTACTTGAAGAAGATGTAGATTTTATAATTTTACTGAATGGTAATTATGTTAAGGATTATCCAGATGGTATCTATGCTATTGATAATTTAAATAATGTAGGTAATGCTTTTCTCTCTTTTTGGGATAAACTACCATTTGGGAATGTAATAATAAATGCTGAAAGAGCCAAATGTCTTAATTATGATGAAGTAATTGAAAAATATGTGGGAACTAGTCATGCTTATTCTGGAGTGTTATGGGAACTTGCAATCAGTAAGTTTTCTTCAAAAAAAATTGGCGTAATGTCTTCACAAAGTATTGAAGTATATAATGTTGAAAAGTCTTGGGTAAATTCATCTGTCAAAATATATTTAGGAGAGATACCTGAATGGTTTAAATTATTACCTCAATCTTTGAAAAAATATTCAGATAAAGCATATACGAATTATTTGAAACAGATTTTTACTCTATCAACTTTATCAAATTTCATTGTTTTTTCAAAGCAAAGTGAAGTTAATAAGGATTTTGTTAATAATTCAATAAGTAAAATGCCTTTTAAATATAAACTTAAATGGTTTTTTCTAAATGTTTGCTTTCCAATTTATCAAATTTACACTTCAATAAAAAAAACATTAAAAACAATTATTAATAATATTTTGCAAAAAAAATGA
- a CDS encoding lipopolysaccharide biosynthesis protein: MKNNFFKSNKIAVHEVTDKLRDKNLIRQIFSSISFKAISIAIGLILVPVLLKKLGQEKYGIWALLLSLIQWVSLMDIGIGNGLRIKLTEALSKNKQIEAKEYVSTAYYLMSVIAIPLMFILLPMFFLFNWSDFFNSKDISLSESRWIVMIFVYSMIMYFVLSLVNQVMYAVQRSSLTSIAPILTSSIFIFIIYFFSKDNNASLLFVCIVYALCLILAITIISAFFYKEYSNLFPRKQSFKKDKIKPLLSLGVKFFIIQITGVIIFSSDNIIITQLLGPKFVAVYNIPFVIFNNISMLANIVMMPIYSSYTEAYSKGNLDWIKTKVVMLCRLMIPFTIFVGIVVFLFPTIIKIWVGDSIDIPDYLPLLVGLYSIVTVWNNIFSYVLGGIGKINLGMYTTIAQGILNIPLSIYFAKYCGFGINGIIIGNIICLGISSIISPIQVYYFIFYKKHTEKLTKILS; this comes from the coding sequence ATGAAAAATAATTTTTTTAAATCTAACAAGATTGCCGTTCATGAAGTTACTGATAAATTGAGGGATAAAAATTTAATAAGACAGATTTTTTCTTCAATATCATTTAAGGCTATATCTATAGCAATAGGATTGATTTTGGTTCCAGTTTTGTTAAAGAAATTAGGTCAAGAAAAATATGGTATCTGGGCATTGTTGTTATCATTGATACAATGGGTTTCTTTGATGGACATTGGTATTGGAAATGGGTTGAGAATTAAATTAACTGAGGCATTGTCTAAAAATAAACAAATTGAAGCAAAAGAATATGTTTCAACAGCATATTATTTAATGTCGGTCATTGCTATTCCTTTGATGTTTATTTTGCTACCAATGTTTTTTTTATTCAATTGGAGTGATTTTTTCAACTCAAAAGATATATCTCTTTCAGAATCTAGATGGATTGTAATGATCTTTGTATATTCTATGATTATGTATTTTGTTCTATCTTTAGTAAATCAAGTGATGTATGCTGTGCAACGTAGTTCATTAACTTCAATTGCTCCTATTTTAACTTCCTCTATTTTTATATTTATAATTTACTTTTTTTCAAAAGATAACAATGCGAGTCTATTATTTGTGTGTATAGTTTATGCGCTATGTCTTATTTTGGCAATTACAATAATTTCAGCTTTTTTTTACAAAGAATATTCTAACTTATTTCCTAGAAAGCAGTCTTTTAAAAAAGATAAAATTAAGCCATTATTATCTTTAGGAGTTAAGTTTTTTATAATTCAAATAACAGGGGTAATAATTTTTTCTTCAGATAATATTATTATAACACAGTTATTAGGGCCTAAATTTGTTGCTGTGTACAATATTCCATTTGTTATTTTTAATAATATAAGTATGTTAGCGAATATTGTTATGATGCCTATATATTCATCATATACAGAAGCATATTCTAAGGGTAATTTAGATTGGATTAAAACCAAAGTAGTTATGTTGTGTAGGCTAATGATACCCTTTACTATTTTTGTGGGTATAGTTGTGTTTCTATTTCCTACTATTATCAAAATTTGGGTTGGTGATTCTATAGATATACCAGATTATTTACCTCTTTTGGTAGGGTTGTATTCAATAGTTACTGTTTGGAATAATATTTTTAGTTATGTTTTGGGCGGAATAGGTAAAATTAACTTGGGTATGTATACAACTATTGCGCAAGGTATTTTAAATATACCACTTTCAATCTATTTTGCTAAATACTGTGGATTTGGTATAAACGGAATTATTATTGGTAACATAATTTGTTTAGGAATAAGTAGTATTATTTCTCCAATTCAGGTTTATTACTTTATATTTTATAAGAAACATACTGAAAAATTAACAAAAATTTTAAGCTAA
- a CDS encoding polysaccharide biosynthesis C-terminal domain-containing protein codes for MTLLSKIKVIERKKIEDSRGWFLKVINGLEDNIPSYTGEVYLTNAKPGEAKGGHYHEKANEWFTLITGDCELKMVDIITGEKQTLYLSSTKAETIYIPNHIAHVFINNYENDFILLAYSDQLFVPEDTLIFDKF; via the coding sequence ATGACATTGTTATCAAAGATTAAAGTTATAGAAAGAAAAAAAATTGAAGATTCAAGAGGATGGTTTTTAAAAGTTATCAATGGTTTGGAAGATAATATACCTAGTTATACTGGGGAAGTGTATTTAACCAATGCTAAACCTGGTGAAGCAAAAGGCGGTCATTATCATGAAAAAGCAAATGAATGGTTTACTTTAATTACAGGGGATTGTGAATTGAAAATGGTTGATATTATTACTGGTGAAAAACAAACACTTTATTTGTCTTCAACAAAAGCTGAAACAATTTACATTCCTAATCATATTGCACATGTTTTTATAAATAATTATGAAAATGATTTTATTTTGTTAGCTTATTCAGATCAATTATTTGTTCCTGAGGATACATTGATTTTTGATAAATTTTAA
- a CDS encoding NAD-dependent epimerase/dehydratase family protein: MSKNIIITGATGYLGFNFLKKLLDIGFNICVVKRETSDISKIKLLSENIKFYNNDEISIAQMFDENEIYMIIHFSTLYGRKGETIFQIKEANLDFPLLLLKYALDNDVRYFINTGTSLPYLTNQYSLFKNQFSECLEFFSSKITTINILLEHFYGPYDDNSKFISSMISKMSNNILEIELTEGTQLRDFIFIEDVLSAYLCIISNIDKFIGFNNLPLGSGETVTIRKIVETIKEVSESKSNLLFGKIPMRENELLCSDADISKLKSLGWYPKFNLNEGIKLTIESYKN, translated from the coding sequence ATGAGTAAAAATATTATAATAACTGGGGCAACAGGTTATCTTGGATTCAACTTTCTGAAGAAGTTATTAGACATAGGTTTCAATATTTGTGTTGTTAAGAGAGAAACTTCTGATATTTCAAAGATCAAACTCCTTTCTGAAAATATTAAATTTTATAATAATGATGAAATTAGCATTGCTCAAATGTTTGATGAGAATGAAATCTATATGATAATTCATTTCTCGACACTATACGGAAGAAAAGGAGAAACAATATTTCAAATAAAAGAAGCCAATTTAGATTTTCCTCTTTTGCTGTTGAAATATGCACTTGATAATGATGTGCGATATTTTATTAATACAGGAACTTCATTACCATATCTTACAAACCAATATTCTTTGTTTAAAAATCAATTCTCAGAATGTCTGGAGTTTTTTTCTTCAAAAATTACAACAATTAATATTTTATTAGAGCATTTTTATGGACCATATGATGATAATTCAAAATTTATTTCGTCAATGATCAGTAAAATGAGTAATAATATTTTGGAAATTGAGCTTACAGAAGGTACCCAACTAAGAGATTTTATCTTTATCGAGGATGTTTTAAGTGCTTATTTATGTATAATAAGTAATATTGATAAATTTATTGGTTTTAATAATTTACCATTAGGTTCTGGAGAAACAGTAACTATAAGAAAGATAGTGGAAACAATTAAAGAAGTTTCAGAAAGTAAATCTAATTTGTTATTTGGTAAAATTCCAATGAGAGAAAACGAATTACTATGTTCTGATGCTGATATTTCTAAACTTAAAAGTTTAGGATGGTATCCTAAATTTAATCTCAATGAAGGAATAAAATTGACTATCGAATCATATAAAAATTAA
- the rfbG gene encoding CDP-glucose 4,6-dehydratase — MMYKNLQKTYQGKKVFLTGQTGFKGAWMLKTLSLLGAEIKGYALEPQTQNDLFCLIQGDKICDSVIADLRDKKRLEKEIIDFQPDFIFHLAAQPLVRLSYEIPAETFEVNVIGTANVLDSVRLLEKKCDVVLITTDKVYHNNEWLYPYRENDRIGGYDPYSASKACTELVIDSYRNSFFNIKKYNSHQKGIAVARAGNVIGGGDWSKDRLIPDIAKAFTDNKDVLIRNPKSVRPWQHVLEPIIGYLLLGVNLSENPLQFSQAYNFGPHLSDALPVEDMLKLAIQSWGKGNYTVEVDENQPHEAGLLKLDISKSINELKWQPKMNAQQAVGMTMDWYIEFNSNKHNIADFTSEQIKAFFNE; from the coding sequence ATGATGTATAAAAATTTACAAAAAACATACCAAGGGAAGAAAGTTTTTTTAACAGGTCAAACCGGTTTTAAAGGAGCTTGGATGCTAAAAACGTTATCCCTTTTAGGGGCCGAGATCAAAGGTTATGCCTTAGAACCACAAACTCAAAATGATTTGTTTTGTTTGATTCAAGGAGATAAAATTTGTGATTCTGTTATTGCTGATTTACGGGACAAAAAGCGTTTAGAAAAAGAAATTATAGATTTTCAACCCGATTTTATTTTTCATTTAGCTGCTCAACCTTTAGTTCGTTTATCTTACGAAATACCTGCCGAAACTTTTGAAGTAAATGTTATTGGTACTGCTAATGTTTTAGATTCAGTTCGTTTGTTAGAAAAGAAATGTGATGTGGTATTAATTACAACTGATAAAGTATATCATAATAATGAATGGCTCTATCCGTATCGCGAAAATGATCGAATTGGAGGCTATGATCCCTACAGTGCTAGTAAAGCTTGTACTGAATTGGTTATTGACTCTTATAGAAATTCTTTTTTTAATATCAAAAAGTATAATTCGCATCAAAAAGGGATTGCAGTTGCAAGAGCTGGTAATGTTATTGGTGGAGGTGATTGGTCTAAAGATCGTTTGATTCCAGATATTGCAAAGGCTTTTACTGATAATAAAGATGTGCTAATTAGAAACCCTAAGTCAGTGAGGCCTTGGCAACACGTTTTGGAACCGATAATTGGTTACTTGTTATTAGGGGTTAATTTATCTGAAAATCCTTTACAATTTAGTCAGGCTTATAATTTTGGTCCACATTTGTCCGATGCACTTCCAGTAGAAGATATGCTTAAATTGGCTATCCAAAGTTGGGGAAAAGGTAATTATACAGTGGAGGTAGATGAAAATCAACCTCATGAGGCGGGATTGTTGAAATTGGATATTAGCAAATCGATAAACGAATTGAAATGGCAACCCAAAATGAATGCGCAACAAGCAGTGGGTATGACGATGGATTGGTATATTGAGTTTAATTCGAATAAACATAACATCGCAGATTTTACATCTGAGCAGATAAAAGCATTCTTTAATGAGTAA
- the rfbF gene encoding glucose-1-phosphate cytidylyltransferase — protein sequence MKVVILAGGLGTRLSEETVLRPKPMVEIGGMPILWHIMKIYSSYGYNDFVICLGYKGYVVKEYFANYFMHKSDVTIDLKNNSIKVHESEAEPWTITLVDTGINSMTGGRIKRIQKHIGNEPFLLTYGDGVSDVNINELVERHKSAGKLCTVTSVQPSGRFGALNLDAENQVNSFLEKPKGDGAWINGGFFVCEPKVFEYIAGDSTTFENEPMQNLAADGQMIAYLHNGFWKPMDTLRDKLELEASWEANNAAWKKW from the coding sequence ATGAAAGTAGTAATATTAGCAGGTGGACTAGGAACCAGATTATCAGAAGAAACAGTTTTACGGCCTAAACCAATGGTTGAAATTGGTGGTATGCCTATACTTTGGCATATTATGAAAATTTACTCGTCCTATGGTTATAATGATTTTGTTATATGTTTAGGATATAAAGGGTATGTTGTAAAAGAATATTTTGCGAATTATTTTATGCATAAATCTGATGTAACTATCGATTTAAAGAATAACTCGATTAAGGTACATGAATCAGAAGCTGAACCATGGACAATTACTTTAGTAGATACTGGGATTAACTCAATGACTGGCGGACGTATAAAACGTATTCAAAAACATATAGGAAATGAACCTTTTTTATTAACATATGGAGATGGAGTTTCAGATGTTAATATAAATGAATTAGTTGAGAGGCATAAAAGTGCTGGAAAACTTTGTACAGTAACATCTGTACAGCCTTCTGGACGTTTTGGAGCATTAAATTTAGATGCTGAAAATCAAGTTAATTCTTTCTTAGAAAAACCTAAAGGTGATGGAGCGTGGATTAACGGAGGATTTTTTGTATGTGAACCTAAAGTCTTTGAATATATTGCTGGTGATAGTACAACTTTTGAGAACGAACCTATGCAGAATTTGGCGGCTGATGGACAGATGATTGCTTATTTGCATAATGGTTTTTGGAAGCCCATGGATACGCTAAGGGATAAGCTAGAACTTGAAGCAAGTTGGGAAGCGAATAACGCTGCTTGGAAAAAATGGTAA
- a CDS encoding Wzz/FepE/Etk N-terminal domain-containing protein, with product MDNKLNENDEISLKELLAKIKEWINYLISQKKIIVLAGIIGAVLGLTYSFIKKPVYTATLTFALEDEKGGGGLGGALGLASSFGLDLGGSGGGIFSSSNLTELFKSRSMVEKTLLSPVNVDGKIISLAEMYIQNNEWRKKWDDKPKYSSIQFLPNANRKVFTRDQDSIMGLMYLNLSKSGLSVAQKDKKISIINIDVSSTNELFSKYFCEALAKEVGQFYIETKSKKARMNMAILERQVDSVRGELNGAITGVAVANDNTFNLNPALNVRRTPSARRQVDVQANTAILTELVKQSELAKVTLRKEIPLIQVIDRPILPLPKERFGKAKGIIMGGFLGGFLTVLFLILRKIISLLK from the coding sequence ATGGATAATAAACTTAATGAAAACGATGAAATATCGTTAAAAGAATTACTCGCTAAAATAAAAGAATGGATTAACTATTTGATTTCGCAAAAGAAAATTATTGTCTTAGCTGGAATTATTGGTGCCGTTTTAGGATTGACTTACTCATTTATAAAAAAACCAGTATATACTGCTACATTGACTTTTGCTTTAGAAGATGAAAAAGGTGGAGGTGGATTAGGAGGAGCATTAGGATTGGCCAGTTCTTTTGGTTTAGATTTGGGAGGAAGTGGAGGGGGAATTTTTTCTAGCTCTAATTTAACTGAATTGTTTAAATCAAGGTCAATGGTAGAAAAAACTTTATTATCTCCAGTAAATGTAGATGGAAAAATAATTTCATTGGCTGAAATGTATATTCAGAACAATGAATGGAGAAAAAAATGGGATGATAAACCGAAATACTCTTCAATTCAATTTTTACCTAATGCAAATCGTAAAGTTTTTACTCGGGACCAAGATAGTATAATGGGATTAATGTATTTAAATCTTTCCAAATCGGGATTGTCTGTTGCGCAAAAAGACAAAAAAATCTCAATTATAAATATAGATGTATCATCGACTAACGAATTATTCTCGAAATATTTTTGCGAAGCATTGGCAAAAGAAGTCGGTCAATTTTACATTGAGACTAAAAGTAAAAAAGCCAGAATGAATATGGCTATTTTAGAGCGTCAAGTTGATTCTGTTCGTGGAGAATTGAATGGAGCAATTACCGGAGTAGCAGTTGCAAATGACAATACTTTTAATTTAAATCCGGCACTTAATGTTCGTCGTACTCCATCAGCAAGAAGACAAGTGGACGTACAGGCTAATACAGCTATATTGACAGAATTAGTTAAGCAAAGTGAATTAGCAAAAGTCACATTACGTAAAGAAATACCTTTAATTCAAGTAATTGATAGACCTATTTTACCATTGCCTAAAGAGCGTTTTGGGAAGGCAAAGGGGATTATAATGGGAGGATTTTTGGGAGGATTTTTAACTGTTTTGTTTTTAATTTTAAGGAAGATAATAAGTTTATTAAAATAA